The window TTTTCACAATGTCATCCCCAACCACCATAATTCGCGTTAAATGAAGTGCATTTGTCCACATCGTAGCAACTTGTCCGTGGATAAGTCGTTCATCAATTCGCACATTGTGCATCGTCTGTGGTTCAACTTCTGCATTTTCATTTGGTTCTGCTTTTTTTGTAGTTGCAACTTTAGATGAAGTCTTCTTTTCATCTAGATCTGCTCCGACGGGAGCAATGTTTTCTTTAGCTTGCTTAATTGCTTCCTCCATTGGCGTTCCCATAACAGCAGCCAGTAAAAGCGGTAAGCATAATCCGCTATATACCTTTACTTCGGGGTGCTTTTTGTGATAGCGCAAAGATGCATTTGCGGGAGTCCCTCCAGCAATATCCACAATTATTGTCGGCTTTTTGTCAAAGCTTTCTGCAACTTTTTCAATCTCATTAAGTAAATCGTCCTGGTTCATTGTTTGTTTAAAAGCAATTGCCTTTACATTCGACAACTTCCCTGCGATCATTTCACAGCTAGCTAAAGTTGCCTTAGCATATTCACCATGACTAACTATTAAAAAGTTATCCACATTTAATTCCTCCAGAATTCACAATGTTTATATTTTATCCCAATTGGTATATAAATTAAAGCTTAACATAGCACCGATAACACTCTATTTTGAAAATATTGGTATAGTTCAATTAAAATAAAGCACTCTGTAATCGTTACCATTGTTTATACAAAAAGAAGACCCTACTTAAGCAAAGTAGAGCCTTCTGAAGGAATATAACTATGAAAAATTAATTTAAGGAAATATTATTTAAGAATTTGTGTGATTTATATTGATATATGAGGATTATGGAAAATTAAATATCTAAATTATTTTGTAAAGCCAACATCATACCATGAGTTTGCTGATGGCTTAAGTGACCAGCCAGTTACCTTGTCGTTAACAGCAGTTACTGACCAACTGTTTGTAGTAGGTACAACGTAGGCATTGTCGTACATCCATTGTTGCCACTTATCAAAGGCTTGTACACGGTACTTGTGGTTGAAGGCCTTAGTTGAGTCAATGTTAGTAAGAAGTTTAGATTGAGTTGGAGAAACAAAACGAGCCATGTTGTATGGAGCACCTTCACTATAAAGGTCCATTGGTGATGGTTCAGATGATAAACTCCAACCACCTTCAAAGACATCAATCTTAGGACTATCTGCTTGAACATCTTGTACCCAAGAGTTGAATTCCATTGGACGACCACCAACAAATTTAGCATCTAAGCCAATCTTTTGCCATTGTTGGATGTAGTTAGTCCAGATCTTTTCAGCGTTTGGTTGTGTACCACGAACAGCAACGTTAATAGTTAACTTCTTGCCATTTGGTTGACGACGGTATTTTTCACCCTTACGCTTCTTGTATCCAGCCTTGTCTAACAATTCATTGGCCTTCTTCAAGTTGTATGGGTAGCCCTTGATACTCTTGTCGGAGAAATCTCCAAATTGTGCAGGGATTAAAGTATTAATACGGAAAGTCAAGCCATTGCTGTAACGCTTGGTAACGGCGTCAATGTTCATTGCATAAGCCATCGCCTTACGTAATGAGACATTGTTCATCTTAGCGTTCTTATCCTCAACGTTCTTGCCAGTCTTCTTGTCAAACTTACCTACCTTAAAGCCTAAGTAGTTGTAAGATAGCGGAATCTTACCAACGAAGTTAACGCCCTTAGTATCCTTAACATTGTTCCATTGAGCGTTAAGCACACCAGTAATATCAAACTTGTGGCTCTTAATAGCTTGAGAAACAGAGTTAGTTCCGATTACTTCCATAGTAATCTTGTCTAAGTTTGGCTTACCACGCCAGTAATGTTCATTTGGTACATAAGTAACTGATTGACCACGAACAACTTTTTGAACCTTGTATGGACCAAAGAAAAGTGGTTGTTTACGAACCTTATCATCTGATAAAAGTTTATCAAATGGAACGTCTTTCAAGTAGTGGTATGGTTCTGCACTTTCAAGGAAGTAACCATTACCAGATTGAAGCATACCTGGTTTCATTTCCTTAAAATGAAGAACGACTTTTCGCCCATTTTCACCATTTGGCATTTCGATACCAGAAATCTTGTCGCTCTTTCCCTTGTGGTATTCTTCTAACCCAACAAGGTTAGCTAAAGAATCTGTATATCTTGAAGTCTTAGTCTTAGGATTACCAACAATTTCGTAAGCATATTCAAGGTCCTTAGCGGTTACTTGCTTACCATCTGACCACTTAACGCCGTCTTTGACTTCAATGGTAATAGTCTTAGCGTCCTTGTCTAACTTAAAAGTAGCTGCACCCTTATTGTTAATCTTATAGCTGTCATTAACACTAAAGAGTGATTCTAAGCCTGGTGCTTGAATTTCTGTGTCAGTAGCAGTATCAGATAATTCTGGTAAGAAAATACCTGTGAAAGGTGAGTCACTTTCAATAGCATATTTTAATGTTCCGCCTTTTTTAACTTGTTTCTTAGGAACTGCTTCCTTAAAGCTAACTTTCTTATCACTAGCATTATTGTTATTGTTGTTATTCCCACAAGCAGTTAAAGTTAATGCCGCTCCAGACAAAACAGTAATTGCTCCTAACCACTTAACTTTTTTCATATTTTCTCCCCCTTTATGAGATGGCTTAAATTTCTTGTTTTTGATTATATGATATTAAAATGAAAAAAACAATATAAAATTAAAATATTTTTCTATTAAATTTGTATTTTATTAAAAAAGCGAGCCTCAATACATTTGTTTTCTTTAAGAAAGTAATCTACTAGTTATAAAAATTTCCAAAAGTTATAAAAAGTTATAAAAAATAAAAAGTGATACGTATGAACAATAATCCTTTCAATCCTAGTTTTGGTAAAACGCCAAGTATCTTTCTTAAACGTGGTAGTTTATCTCAAAGAATAATCAACGAATTAAATAGAGAAAATTCTCCATTTCAAACTTCACTCATTTACGGTCAAAGAGGGTCTGGAAAAACTACTCTCATGTCTGGAGATACGCTACAGATCAGAATAAAAATACTATTTCCATCTCCTTAATAGATGAAATATTAGATATTTATTTAAGTGATTTAAATCGAAATGTCTATTTCAAAGTCTATAATGATCTATCTTTCAAAGAAAAAGAGTTCGTGCAAACAATGGTAAAAGTAGGAAAAACTAAAGTTAAAGGTCAAGAAATTGGTAAAATAATGAATAAAAGTGCAAATTATTTAGCTGTTTATCGCAGAAAATTAATAGATGACCAAGTAATTAAACCAGATGGTTATGGCTATGTAAGTTTCTTGCTTCCTCACTTTGATAAATTTATTGAGCAAGAAATGATCTTAAATGAACTATAAAAACCTCACCAAAAAAGCTGATAATATTTTCATTTCAAACGAAGATATTATCAGCTTTTTTTATTATTTATTTCCAGACGCTATTTTAATTTTTCTTTTAGGCGTAAAATTCAAAGCCAAAACTGCCACAATTACTAAGGTTGTACCTAACCAATCCATCCCTGACATTACTAAGCCAAAAATCAAAACTGAACCAACTGTAGCTGATAAAGGCTCAAAGGCATCCAGCAAGCTAACAGTTGATGGCTTAACATAGCGTAAGGCGTTCGCCATTATCTGAAATGGCAAGATTGTTCCTAGGATAATGATTGCTCCTACCCAAAGCCAAACTTTTGGCGTATTTGGAACAGCAGGAAAACTTGGATGAACAATTACCAAGCCAAGTCCTGCAAAAATCATCCCCCAACCTGTTAAAACTAAACTTGAAATTCGCTTAACAATTTTAACTGGGATTAAAGTGTAACTTGCTTCACCTAGAGCAGACAATAGACCAAAAAATAATGCTATGGGAGTAATTGCTAAATGATTAAAATTTCCATGAGTCGATAGCAAAAACACTCCAACAAAAGCCATCAATGCTGCTAAAATATCTAACTTTCTTAAAACTTGCTGATGAGTGAAGGCTAAATATGCAAGTACAAAAAATGGTCCAATAAACTGCAAAATCGTAGCAATAGAAGCATTAGCCATTTCAATTACTATAAAATAAAAAATCTGTACTGGCAGTAACCCAAAGAGTCCATAGGCGATAATATGCAATGTATTTTTCTTATCTTTTAAAACTGAAATAGGCTTTTGACGTAAAACTGAAGCAATAATTAATAAAACAATTCCAGAAATAATTAATCTAGTTTGCGTTAGCCAAATCGGAGTAATTTTTGAACTAATTTTAAAAAGTGACTCCGCAAATAAACCTGAAATTCCCCACATTACAGCAGCTAAAGCTGCCAAAATCGTCCACAATCTACTTTTAGCTTGCTTGCTCATCTAACCTTTCTCCCCACAAATCAAAATCAATCTAAATCATCATAACATACCACTTCTTTCAATTATTCATAACATAACAAAAAAT of the Lactobacillus isalae genome contains:
- a CDS encoding PTS mannose/fructose/sorbose transporter subunit IIAB, yielding MDNFLIVSHGEYAKATLASCEMIAGKLSNVKAIAFKQTMNQDDLLNEIEKVAESFDKKPTIIVDIAGGTPANASLRYHKKHPEVKVYSGLCLPLLLAAVMGTPMEEAIKQAKENIAPVGADLDEKKTSSKVATTKKAEPNENAEVEPQTMHNVRIDERLIHGQVATMWTNALHLTRIMVVGDDIVKNDIQKTALKTACPHGVHLSILTAKGAARRINSDKYQGQTVLVLVKNPAVLRQMVDNGVKLPEINVGNMSTKSDSRQVAKSVAVTAEDVDDFNYLNKQGCHLYHQMVPAEDKEDFMKLLEK
- a CDS encoding oligopeptide ABC transporter substrate-binding protein — protein: MKKVKWLGAITVLSGAALTLTACGNNNNNNNASDKKVSFKEAVPKKQVKKGGTLKYAIESDSPFTGIFLPELSDTATDTEIQAPGLESLFSVNDSYKINNKGAATFKLDKDAKTITIEVKDGVKWSDGKQVTAKDLEYAYEIVGNPKTKTSRYTDSLANLVGLEEYHKGKSDKISGIEMPNGENGRKVVLHFKEMKPGMLQSGNGYFLESAEPYHYLKDVPFDKLLSDDKVRKQPLFFGPYKVQKVVRGQSVTYVPNEHYWRGKPNLDKITMEVIGTNSVSQAIKSHKFDITGVLNAQWNNVKDTKGVNFVGKIPLSYNYLGFKVGKFDKKTGKNVEDKNAKMNNVSLRKAMAYAMNIDAVTKRYSNGLTFRINTLIPAQFGDFSDKSIKGYPYNLKKANELLDKAGYKKRKGEKYRRQPNGKKLTINVAVRGTQPNAEKIWTNYIQQWQKIGLDAKFVGGRPMEFNSWVQDVQADSPKIDVFEGGWSLSSEPSPMDLYSEGAPYNMARFVSPTQSKLLTNIDSTKAFNHKYRVQAFDKWQQWMYDNAYVVPTTNSWSVTAVNDKVTGWSLKPSANSWYDVGFTK
- a CDS encoding EamA family transporter is translated as MSKQAKSRLWTILAALAAVMWGISGLFAESLFKISSKITPIWLTQTRLIISGIVLLIIASVLRQKPISVLKDKKNTLHIIAYGLFGLLPVQIFYFIVIEMANASIATILQFIGPFFVLAYLAFTHQQVLRKLDILAALMAFVGVFLLSTHGNFNHLAITPIALFFGLLSALGEASYTLIPVKIVKRISSLVLTGWGMIFAGLGLVIVHPSFPAVPNTPKVWLWVGAIIILGTILPFQIMANALRYVKPSTVSLLDAFEPLSATVGSVLIFGLVMSGMDWLGTTLVIVAVLALNFTPKRKIKIASGNK